In Musa acuminata AAA Group cultivar baxijiao chromosome BXJ3-11, Cavendish_Baxijiao_AAA, whole genome shotgun sequence, one DNA window encodes the following:
- the LOC135652220 gene encoding ethylene-responsive transcription factor ERF022-like: MLSSDTLMISCCASVPSSSSKYVSSVPMEHLEEMRADGGVHYRGVRKRKWGKWVSEIREPGKKTRIWLGSFESAEMAAVAHDVAELRLRGRDAQLNFPESVDQLPRPRSSDPQDIRSAALDAAARLRCRTVATARAGIAPALERLGNDELGLDSPKMWLELAEALLLSPPVWSSEASEVEEWEPHGSLWDPLL, encoded by the coding sequence ATGCTTTCCTCGGACACGCTCATGATCTCATGTTGTGCATCGGTTCCCTCCTCGTCGTCCAAGTACGTTAGCAGTGTGCCGATGGAGCATTTGGAGGAGATGAGAGCGGATGGGGGAGTGCATTATCGAGGGGTGAGGAAGAGGAAGTGGGGCAAGTGGGTGTCCGAGATCCGGGAGCCCGGGAAGAAGACCAGGATCTGGCTGGGTAGCTTCGAGTCGGCGGAGATGGCGGCGGTGGCGCACGACGTGGCGGAGCTGCGGCTCCGGGGCCGGGACGCGCAGCTCAACTTCCCGGAGTCGGTAGACCAGCTGCCGCGGCCCCGGAGCTCCGACCCCCAGGACATCCGGTCGGCGGCGCTCGACGCGGCCGCGAGGCTCCGGTGCAGGACCGTCGCCACCGCCAGGGCCGGGATAGCGCCGGCCTTGGAGCGGCTGGGCAACGACGAGCTCGGCCTCGACTCGCCCAAGATGTGGTTGGAGCTGGCGGAGGCGCTGCTGCTCAGCCCGCCCGTTTGGAGCAGCGAGGCGAGCGAGGTGGAGGAGTGGGAACCCCATGGATCCTTGTGGGATCCCTTGCTGTAA
- the LOC103971209 gene encoding protein TIC 40, chloroplastic, with the protein MPELMDNFALLSSKFSVVVAAPASYEILNRRRSAHSSLPSLPARRGRRIGCGGRPPVLVFFALKSGSIDRAPSNAGRGKFKAQVFASASSSSNSEMTTSSAMAPLPVPSSPTSIGSPLFWIGVGVGLSVVFQVVAAKLKRFALQQAFKTMMDQAAPQGGQFNNPSFGPGSPFPFPATTTSSPTASTTSPARVSTQQSVTVDVPATKVESTSQSEVGDETQLEEEKSKKFAFVDVSPEELLQNDPSNLKESTKASPAETQPVNEIPPNGTVKQDGSASNEQTQTRDSPSLLSVDALEKMMEDPTVQKMVYPYLPEEMRNPETFNWMMQNPQFRQQMQDMLNNMGGNNEWDNRLTESLKNFNLSSPEIKQQFEQIGLTPEEVISKIMANPDVAMAFQNPKVQAAILDCSQNPLSIAKYQNDKEIMDVFTKISELFPGVSG; encoded by the exons ATGCCGGAATTAATGGATAATTTCGCACTCCTCTCCTCTAAGTTCTCCGTTGTCGTAGCAGCTCCAGCTTCGTACGAGATCCTCAACAGGCGGCGATCGGCTCATTCTTCTCTTCCCTCGCTCCCTGCGAGAAGAGGTAGACGAATCGGGTGCGGTGGTAGACCTCCCGTACTCGTTTTCTTTGCTCTCAAGAGCGGAAGCATTGATCGAGCCCCGTCTAATGCCG GGCGTGGGAAATTCAAGGCACAAGTTTTTGCAAGTGCTTCATCTTCAAGCAACAGTGAGATGACAACTAGTAGTGCAATGGCGCCACTTCCAGTGCCTTCGTCACCAACATCCAT AGGTTCACCATTGTTTTGGATTGGAGTTGGAGTTGGTCTATCAGTAGTATTCCAAGTT GTGGCTGCAAAGTTAAAG AGATTTGCACTTCAGCAAGCTTTCAAGACCATGATGGATCAAGCAGCACCTCAAGGTGGACAATTCAATAATCCTTCCTTTGGACCAGGCTCGCCTTTCCCATTTCCTGCTACAACAACATCATCTCCAACTGCATCAACCACATCACCAGCACGTGTTTCTACCCAGCAATCTGTTACTGTAGATGTTCCAGCCACCAAAGTGGAATCAACTTCACAGTCTGAAGTTGGAGATGAAACTCAATTAGAAGAGGAAAAATCCAAAAAATTTG cttttgtgGATGTTTCTCCAGAAGAATTACTGCAAAATGATCCTTCCAATCTAAAAGAGTCAACAAAGGCAAGTCCAGCTGAGACTCAACCCGTGAACGAA ATTCCACCAAATGGAACTGTTAAGCAGGATGGAAGTGCTTCAAATGAACAAACTCAAACTC GTGATTCACCATCTCTCTTGTCAGTTGATGCATTGGAGAAAATGATGGAAGATCCAACTGTGCAAAAAATGGTTTACCC CTATTTACCTGAAGAAATGAGGAACCCAGAGACATTCAACT gGATGATGCAAAATCCTCAATTTCGCCAGCAAATGCAAGATATGCT AAACAATATGGGTGGAAATAATGAATGGGACAACCGCCTGACTGAGTCCTTGAAAAATTTTAATCTTAGCAGTCCTGAGATCAAGCAGCAGTTTG AACAGATAGGGCTCACTCCGGAAGAAGTTATTTCTAAAATAATGGCCAATCCTGATGTTGCTATGGCATTTCAAAATCCTAAAGTGCAAGCTGCTATCTTAGAT TGCTCACAGAATCCACTCAGCATTGCAAAATATCAGAATGACAAGGAG ATTATGGATGTGTTCACCAAGATATCAGAACTCTTTCCTGGTGTATCGGGTTAA
- the LOC103971210 gene encoding dirigent protein 21-like — protein sequence MAVFQPNLFLLLPLVSVLVMAPDLAAGDNAAHLHFYMHDTLSGSTPSAVRVVRVSDSTVLGFGDVVVTDDPLTEGPDLRSAPVGRAQGLYAMVSQGTGDPALLLGVNLVFTEGTRNGSTLAVLGRDAVYLPVRELPVVGGNGVFRLARGYALIKTYSLNTTTGDAVLEWDVFVVQ from the coding sequence ATGGCTGTCTTCCAGCCcaacctcttcctcctcttgcctCTCGTCTCGGTGCTGGTGATGGCACCGGACCTGGCCGCCGGCGACAACGCGGCCCACCTGCACTTCTACATGCACGACACTCTCAGCGGCTCCACCCCCAGCGCCGTCAGGGTCGTGCGAGTGTCCGACTCGACGGTGTTAGGCTTCGGAGACGTCGTCGTGACAGACGACCCGCTGACCGAGGGGCCGGACCTTCGGTCGGCTCCTGTCGGCAGGGCGCAGGGTCTCTACGCCATGGTTTCCCAGGGTACCGGTGACCCAGCGCTGCTTCTGGGGGTCAACCTGGTGTTCACGGAGGGGACGCGCAACGGGAGCACGCTGGCGGTGCTTGGGAGGGACGCCGTCTACTTGCCGGTGAGGGAGCTCCCGGTTGTCGGCGGCAACGGCGTCTTCCGCCTCGCCCGCGGCTACGCCCTCATCAAGACGTACTCGCTCAACACCACCACCGGCGATGCCGTCTTGGAGTGGGACGTATTCGTCGTGCAATAA
- the LOC103971211 gene encoding thioredoxin M-type, chloroplastic-like, which yields MALKACFQVSTIASSAAATTGTWALPAHRPFFIRDKFHLPAATGHRKSVSSPPSTSTGDDGRRSRVTCRAKKTVDEVLVVVDANWENLVAASDKPVLVEFWAPWCGPCRMIAPVIKELARDYAGKIVCCQVNTDDCPGIASRFGIRSIPTVLVFKNGEKKESVIGAVPKSTLVSVVDKYLEGS from the exons ATGGCTCTGAAGGCCTGCTTCCAAGTGAGCACCATTGCCTCCTCGGCTGCAGCTACCACCGGCACCTGGGCTTTACCTGCGCACCGACCCTTCTTCATCAGGGACAAGTTCCACCTCCCTGCCGCTACCGGACACAGGAAGTCCGTCTCATCTCCTCCTTCCACGTCGACCGGAGACGACGGGCGACGGAGCCGCGTCACCTGTCGAGCCAAGAAGACCGTGGACGAAG TGTTGGTGGTGGTGGATGCGAACTGGGAGAATCTGGTGGCTGCCAGCGACAAGCCAGTGCTGGTGGAGTTCTGGGCACCGTGGTGCGGTCCGTGCCGGATGATCGCGCCGGTGATCAAGGAACTGGCCAGGGACTACGCCGGGAAGATCGTGTGCTGCCAAGTGAACACCGACGACTGCCCCGGCATCGCTTCCAGGTTCGGCATCCGCAGCATTCCCACCGTGCTGGTGTTCAAGAACGGCGAGAAGAAGGAAAGCGTCATCGGCGCCGTGCCCAAGAGCACCTTGGTGAGCGTCGTCGACAAGTACCTGGAGGGTTCATGA
- the LOC135652710 gene encoding probable L-ascorbate peroxidase 6, chloroplastic/mitochondrial — translation MMAERLSSSVASSSCCCLLPTSKRAAMPSSATLPPLPHRFSSSSSRQSHRLASYLLTSSSSSLRLLRRPGIHPRRTMLVLCASSDPAQLRSAREDIKELLKTTFCHPILVRLGWHDAGTYDKNVVEWPKCGGANGSLRFEIELNHAANAGLVNALKLIQPIKDKYSSVTYADLFQLASATAIEEAGGPQIPMRYGRVDVSGPEQCPDEGRLPDAGPSSPADHLRDVFYRMGLDDKEIVALSGAHTLGRARPERSGWGKPETRYTKDGPGAPGGQSWTVQWLKFDNSYFKDIMERKDEELLVLPTDAVLLEDPSFKIYATKYTMDQDAFFKDYAEAHAKLSNLGAKFDPPEGISIEYDSKTVAAEPFVAAKYSYGERKKELSDAMKQKIRAEYEALGGSPDTPLKSNYFLNIMILIAGLAFLTSLVMN, via the exons ATGATGGCGGAGCGGCTCTCTTCTTCGGTGGCGTCGTCTTCCTGTTGCTGTCTCCTCCCTACCTCCAAGCGGGCGGCGATGCCGTCCTCCGCAACCCTTCCTCCGCTCCCCCACCgcttctcctcgtcctcctcccgcCAATCTCACCGCCTTGCTTCTTACTTGCtcacttcttcttcatcttccctcCGCCTTCTCCGG AGGCCTGGGATCCACCCTCGCAGGACCATGTTGGTCTTGTGCGCGTCTTCGGATCCAGCGCAGCTGAGAAGCGCTAGGGAGGACATCAAAGAGCTTCTCAAGACCACCTTCTGCCATCCGATTCTG GTTCGCCTGGGATGGCATGATGCCGGTACATATGACAAGAATGTTGTGGAATGGCCAAAATGTGGGGGAGCTAATGGAAGCTTGCGTTTTGAAATAGAATTAAATCATGCAGCCAATGCCG GTCTTGTAAATGCTCTAAAGCTTATTCAGCCTATTAAGGATAAGTATTCGAGCGTTACATATGCAGATTTGTTCCAGTTAGCAAGTGCCACAGCTATTGAG GAGGCTGGTGGTCCCCAAATTCCTATGAGGTATGGGAGGGTGGATGTTTCTGGGCCGGAACAGTGCCCTGATGAGGGGAGACTTCCTG ATGCTGGCCCATCTTCACCAGCTGATCATCTACGGGATGTTTTCTATAGAATGGGCCTTGATGACAAG GAGATTGTGGCATTATCTGGTGCACATACACTTGGACGGGCGAGACCAGAACGTAGTGGATGGGGAAAACCAGAAACTAGGTATACG AAAGATGGACCTGGTGCACCTGGTGGACAATCATGGACAGTACAATGGTTAAAGTTCGACAATAGTTATTTCAAA GATATCATGGAACGGAAAGATGAAGAGCTACTAGTTCTGCCCACAGATGCTGTTTTGCTTGAAGATCCATCTTTTAAG ATCTATGCCACAAAATACACAATGGACCAGGATGCATTTTTCAAAGATTACGCTGAGGCTCATGCTAAACTCAGCAACTTAGGTGCCAAATTTGATCCTCCGGAG GGGATTTCAATAGAATATGACTCGAAGACTGTAGCAGCAGAGCCATTTGTTGCAGCAAAGTACTCCTATGGTGAAAGAAAG AAAGAACTATCCGATGCTATGAAGCAGAAGATAAGGGCAGAATATGAAGCACTTGGTGGCAGCCCAGATACGCCTCTCAAATCTAATTACTTTTTgaatatcatgatcttgatcgcTGGTTTGGCATTTTTGACATCTTTAGTTATGAACTGA